In the Campylobacter showae genome, one interval contains:
- a CDS encoding transglutaminase-like domain-containing protein encodes MQRRDFLRNTAILGAVMATPSTVFGGSKAVGNKRVFDVTLNHEILEAGKKTRLWIPLPFIREYQSVSDIKFDGNFANPSVDYKGVPTLYVDYAEVAKPTLSVKFRAQTFERNTDFSKVKFNPNEKLSPETEFYLKPTQHIPNDGIVKQKAGDITKGVKGDLERAKAIYTWVANTMQRDNSILGCGTGDVKAILESGKLVGKCTDINSVFVGLCRAVGIPAREIFGIRVGQSRFSNEMGKADEKGLAAISGGQHCRAEFYLKGHGWIPVDPADVAKVRLGEKLSNDDSKLAKVREFLFGNWEMCWIGFNDARDFVLSPKPAEFPLNNFGYPYGEVDDNVLNYYSPKEFSYDYKSQEVK; translated from the coding sequence ATGCAAAGACGCGATTTTTTAAGAAACACTGCGATTTTAGGCGCCGTTATGGCAACTCCGAGCACCGTTTTTGGAGGGAGCAAGGCCGTGGGCAACAAGAGGGTTTTTGACGTAACTCTAAATCACGAAATTTTAGAGGCGGGCAAGAAAACCAGGCTGTGGATACCGCTGCCGTTCATCAGAGAGTATCAGAGCGTGAGCGACATCAAATTTGACGGCAACTTCGCTAATCCTTCCGTCGATTATAAAGGCGTTCCGACGCTTTACGTGGATTACGCCGAGGTGGCAAAGCCTACGCTTAGCGTTAAATTTAGAGCCCAGACCTTCGAGCGAAACACCGATTTTAGCAAGGTTAAATTTAACCCGAACGAAAAGCTAAGCCCTGAGACGGAATTTTATCTAAAACCGACCCAGCACATCCCAAACGACGGCATCGTAAAGCAAAAAGCGGGGGATATCACTAAAGGCGTAAAAGGCGATCTGGAGCGCGCGAAAGCGATCTACACGTGGGTGGCAAACACCATGCAGCGCGATAACAGTATCCTAGGCTGCGGTACGGGCGACGTAAAAGCTATCCTTGAGAGCGGCAAGCTGGTGGGCAAATGCACCGACATAAACTCCGTATTCGTGGGGCTTTGCAGAGCCGTAGGCATCCCTGCGCGCGAGATTTTCGGTATCAGAGTAGGGCAGAGCAGATTTTCAAACGAGATGGGAAAGGCCGACGAAAAGGGCCTTGCGGCGATCTCTGGCGGTCAGCACTGCAGAGCGGAATTTTATCTCAAAGGTCACGGCTGGATTCCTGTAGATCCTGCGGATGTTGCGAAGGTGCGCCTAGGCGAGAAGCTAAGCAACGACGATAGCAAGCTTGCCAAAGTACGCGAGTTTTTGTTTGGCAACTGGGAGATGTGCTGGATCGGCTTTAATGACGCGCGCGACTTCGTGCTATCGCCAAAACCTGCGGAATTCCCGCTAAATAACTTCGGCTATCCTTACGGCGAAGTGGACGATAACGTGCTAAATTACTATTCTCCGAAAGAATTTAGCTACGACTACAAGTCGCAAGAGGTCAAATGA
- a CDS encoding heavy-metal-associated domain-containing protein: MNKILSILLLASVAFANQNFIIKVDGMHCPLCTAMVRKALLKVDGVISAKASLHDKTARVETKDGVSEKQLLDAVATTGYTGEIVK, from the coding sequence ATGAATAAAATTCTATCTATTTTACTGCTTGCAAGCGTGGCCTTTGCAAATCAAAATTTCATCATCAAAGTCGATGGGATGCACTGTCCGCTGTGTACGGCAATGGTGCGAAAAGCCCTGCTAAAGGTAGATGGGGTCATCAGCGCCAAGGCTAGCCTGCACGACAAAACCGCCCGCGTCGAGACGAAAGACGGCGTGAGCGAGAAGCAGCTACTGGATGCGGTGGCTACAACGGGCTACACGGGCGAGATCGTTAAGTAA
- a CDS encoding M20/M25/M40 family metallo-hydrolase, with the protein MQKNEVMNDFKKLCEIPHCSCETEQMREFLADFARCLGFSVNVDQAGNIHAVKGEPKICLQSHYDMVCVGAAPNLELIEENGILRAKNSTLGADDGIGVAMMMGAMREFANLECLFTNDEEVGLVGANAFKGKILSPNLLNLDSEEDDRVTLGCAGGINVSAKIGAQSVKKSGKIYEIGVTGLSGGHSGNEIHKNIPNATKLLAKFLAEEGCELISLDFGERSNSIPANAVCKVLCAHEPKQRGLAWVKSLGEGEADVLVNSGKILALINSFAQGVRSYDTQLDMVNESINLSTVKQKEGVIEFDFFGRAMKREGLENLGFETATLASALGFDVRVADRSANWAPCISDFAHLVLEELQKQKPQAKFAAVHAGLECGVLVAKQPELQACSIGPNIHSPHSVNEHCEIASVEMMAEVVRNIIARLQ; encoded by the coding sequence ATGCAAAAAAACGAGGTTATGAACGATTTTAAAAAGCTGTGCGAGATACCGCACTGCAGCTGCGAAACAGAGCAGATGAGGGAGTTTTTGGCGGATTTTGCGCGCTGCCTGGGCTTTAGCGTAAACGTCGATCAGGCGGGCAACATCCACGCCGTAAAGGGCGAACCTAAAATCTGCCTACAAAGCCACTACGACATGGTTTGCGTGGGCGCGGCGCCGAATTTAGAGCTGATCGAAGAGAACGGCATACTAAGGGCGAAAAACTCGACCCTAGGTGCTGACGATGGCATCGGCGTGGCGATGATGATGGGCGCGATGCGGGAGTTTGCGAACTTAGAGTGCCTATTTACCAATGACGAAGAGGTCGGGCTCGTGGGCGCAAATGCATTTAAGGGTAAAATTTTATCGCCGAATCTGCTAAATTTAGACAGCGAGGAGGATGACCGCGTGACGCTGGGCTGTGCCGGCGGCATAAACGTAAGCGCGAAAATCGGCGCGCAGAGCGTCAAAAAGAGCGGTAAAATCTACGAGATCGGCGTTACCGGGCTTAGCGGCGGGCACTCGGGCAACGAGATACATAAAAATATCCCAAACGCGACGAAGCTGCTGGCGAAATTTCTCGCCGAGGAGGGCTGCGAGCTTATTAGTCTGGATTTTGGCGAGAGGAGCAACTCGATCCCCGCAAACGCCGTGTGTAAGGTGCTGTGCGCGCATGAGCCAAAGCAGCGCGGCCTAGCGTGGGTAAAGAGCCTAGGCGAAGGCGAAGCGGACGTGCTGGTAAACAGCGGCAAAATTTTGGCGCTAATTAACTCCTTCGCTCAGGGCGTGCGCAGCTACGACACGCAGCTTGACATGGTAAACGAAAGCATAAATCTCTCGACCGTTAAGCAAAAAGAGGGCGTGATCGAGTTTGACTTTTTCGGACGCGCGATGAAGCGCGAGGGGCTTGAAAATCTGGGCTTTGAGACTGCTACGCTGGCTAGCGCGCTGGGCTTTGATGTGAGAGTAGCCGACCGCTCGGCGAACTGGGCGCCGTGCATCAGCGACTTCGCGCATCTGGTGCTTGAGGAGCTGCAAAAACAAAAGCCGCAGGCTAAATTTGCCGCCGTACACGCAGGCCTTGAGTGCGGCGTACTGGTCGCAAAACAGCCCGAACTGCAAGCCTGCTCTATAGGCCCGAATATCCACTCGCCTCACTCGGTGAATGAGCACTGCGAGATAGCGTCGGTGGAGATGATGGCGGAGGTGGTGAGAAACATCATCGCTAGGCTTCAGTAG
- the nth gene encoding endonuclease III produces MRTKKDINAIKNLFLENFKDAGSELKFQSLYELLVCVMLSAQCTDKRVNLITPSLFEAYPDVASLAQANLASVKALINSCSFFNNKAENLIKMAKSVMSEFDGEIPTTEKELMSLAGVGQKTAHVVLIEHFGSNLMAVDTHVFRVAHRLGLSRGKTPEAVELDLTKAFKTQLNTLHQAMVLFGRYTCKAIKPNCKECFLNELCSSKDKNFP; encoded by the coding sequence ATGAGAACGAAAAAAGATATAAACGCTATCAAAAATTTATTTTTAGAAAATTTCAAAGACGCAGGCAGCGAGCTTAAATTTCAGAGCCTCTACGAGCTGCTCGTTTGCGTGATGTTAAGCGCGCAGTGCACCGATAAGCGCGTAAATTTGATAACGCCCTCGCTTTTTGAGGCATACCCGGACGTCGCGAGCCTAGCGCAGGCAAATCTAGCTAGCGTAAAGGCACTCATAAATTCCTGTAGCTTTTTTAACAACAAGGCCGAAAATTTGATCAAAATGGCAAAGAGCGTGATGAGCGAATTTGACGGTGAGATACCGACAACCGAAAAAGAGCTGATGAGCCTAGCGGGCGTGGGCCAAAAGACCGCTCACGTCGTGCTGATCGAGCATTTTGGATCAAATTTGATGGCGGTGGACACGCACGTTTTTCGCGTGGCGCATAGACTTGGTCTAAGTAGAGGCAAGACGCCCGAAGCCGTCGAGCTTGACCTAACCAAAGCCTTTAAAACACAGCTAAATACGCTTCATCAAGCGATGGTGCTTTTTGGCCGCTACACCTGTAAGGCGATCAAGCCAAACTGCAAAGAGTGCTTTTTAAACGAGCTGTGCAGCAGCAAGGATAAGAATTTTCCGTAA
- a CDS encoding peptidyl-prolyl cis-trans isomerase, whose translation MNKILFASLSLAAALSLNAAEYATVNGTAITDKDVAFTLAAMPGVTLEQLPKDTQKKVIDETINRKLLLDEAKKSGLDKSDEYKAALEELKNNLALDLWMKRIFDNIKVSEGEISDFYNKNKAEFAMPARAKAKHILVAAEKDANDVIAALKGLKGDELVKKFEELAKSKSIDQGSAANGGELGWFEQSQMVKPFADAAFALKKGEVTQKPVKSNFGYHVILKEDSRAAGTVSLNEVKPQIEGSIKMEKFRNDIKKRGDELRAKAKVEYK comes from the coding sequence ATGAATAAAATTTTATTCGCATCTCTTAGTTTGGCTGCGGCTCTAAGCCTAAACGCGGCGGAATACGCCACCGTAAACGGAACTGCCATAACCGATAAAGACGTGGCTTTCACGCTTGCTGCTATGCCTGGCGTTACTTTGGAGCAACTACCTAAAGACACTCAAAAAAAAGTGATCGACGAAACTATCAACAGAAAACTACTTCTAGACGAGGCTAAAAAGAGCGGGCTAGATAAGAGCGACGAATACAAAGCCGCACTTGAAGAGCTAAAAAACAACCTCGCGCTTGATCTTTGGATGAAGAGAATTTTCGATAATATCAAAGTGAGCGAAGGCGAAATCAGCGACTTTTACAATAAAAATAAAGCCGAATTTGCAATGCCTGCGCGCGCAAAAGCTAAACATATCCTAGTAGCTGCCGAAAAAGACGCAAACGACGTAATAGCCGCGCTAAAAGGACTAAAAGGCGACGAGCTAGTTAAAAAATTCGAAGAGTTAGCAAAATCTAAATCGATAGACCAAGGCTCTGCGGCAAACGGCGGCGAGCTAGGATGGTTCGAGCAGTCTCAAATGGTAAAACCTTTCGCAGACGCTGCATTTGCTCTTAAAAAAGGCGAAGTAACTCAAAAACCTGTTAAATCGAATTTCGGCTACCACGTAATCCTAAAAGAGGATAGTAGGGCTGCCGGTACGGTTAGCCTAAACGAGGTAAAACCTCAGATCGAAGGTAGCATAAAGATGGAGAAATTTAGAAACGACATCAAAAAAAGAGGCGACGAGCTTCGCGCTAAAGCTAAAGTAGAATATAAATAA
- the fbaA gene encoding class II fructose-bisphosphate aldolase, with the protein MGVLDVVKAGVLSGDDVTRLYKYAKEHGFAIPAVNVVGSDSVNAVLEAAKTANSPVIIQFSNGGAGFYAGKACGNADVLGAVAGAQHVHLLAKAYGVPVILHTDHAARKLLPWIDELVKFSREYKKAHGVPLFSSHMLDLSEESLEENLSTCEKYLKELSELGISLEIELGVTGGEEDGVDNTGVDNALLYTQPEDVAQAYERLSKISDRFSIAASFGNVHGVYKPGNVVLRPEILKNSQAYVADKFQTPTDKPVNFVFHGGSGSELKDIKDAVSYGVVKMNIDTDTQWAFWDGVRAYELKNRAYLQGQIGNPEGDDKPNKKYYDPRKWLRSGEESMVKRLLTAFEDLNCLNRN; encoded by the coding sequence ATGGGTGTTTTAGACGTAGTAAAAGCCGGCGTTTTAAGCGGCGATGACGTAACTAGGCTATATAAATACGCAAAGGAACATGGTTTTGCCATACCTGCGGTAAACGTGGTCGGAAGCGACTCGGTAAATGCTGTTTTAGAGGCGGCGAAGACGGCTAACTCACCCGTTATCATCCAGTTTAGTAACGGCGGAGCCGGCTTTTACGCCGGCAAAGCCTGCGGTAATGCCGACGTACTAGGAGCGGTAGCGGGCGCGCAGCACGTGCATCTGCTAGCCAAGGCTTACGGCGTGCCGGTGATCCTTCACACCGATCACGCGGCTAGAAAGCTACTGCCGTGGATCGACGAATTGGTTAAATTTAGCCGCGAATACAAAAAAGCTCACGGCGTGCCGCTTTTTAGCTCGCATATGCTTGATCTTAGCGAGGAGAGCTTGGAGGAGAATTTAAGCACTTGCGAGAAGTATCTAAAAGAGCTTAGCGAGCTTGGTATCAGCCTAGAGATCGAGCTTGGAGTAACCGGCGGCGAAGAGGACGGCGTGGATAACACGGGCGTCGATAACGCGCTTCTTTATACGCAGCCTGAAGACGTCGCGCAGGCATACGAGCGACTAAGTAAAATCAGCGATAGATTTAGCATAGCGGCTAGCTTTGGCAACGTTCACGGTGTGTATAAGCCGGGCAACGTCGTGTTGCGACCGGAAATTTTGAAAAACTCGCAAGCATACGTCGCGGATAAGTTTCAAACCCCAACTGATAAACCCGTAAATTTCGTATTTCACGGCGGTAGCGGTAGCGAGCTAAAGGATATCAAAGACGCCGTCAGCTACGGCGTGGTAAAAATGAATATCGACACGGATACGCAGTGGGCGTTTTGGGACGGCGTGAGGGCGTACGAGCTCAAAAACAGAGCCTACCTGCAAGGTCAAATCGGCAACCCCGAAGGCGACGATAAGCCTAACAAAAAATACTACGATCCGCGCAAATGGCTACGAAGCGGCGAGGAGTCGATGGTAAAACGCCTACTAACCGCATTTGAAGATTTAAACTGCTTAAATAGAAATTAA
- a CDS encoding MotA/TolQ/ExbB proton channel family protein: MEPKKEARNDNFTDLALPEVKSRRSFFVYAKIVFLPTAIYLVALLGYFGYINFQIGLHTVVMMGVIWLISLIFAKNSAELACCYFEQSGADFKRNLKEYIIKHLLVIGKDTKSNAGFDEFVAYYTRNLRNENFASVGAGIFPMLGILGTFISIAVSMPEFNSSNTMELEAEISTLLSGVATAFYVSIYGIFLALWWIFFEKYGTSKFETLVRRQKNATSDFFWTKEELDRRYLQENLRHFEKIGVIFEHVSNAEFFEELDKTIEAKFKTFTNILKNEEEAVKLSGEYIKQTMNTLLKSSKDQKDLIKVHAEILNVINKFNGNIKDMQLKFAEQYNRLYDVGGERMARLEKSVGELEYNIKIFSESLSKFSGEILEKQKLAMEGFKESLIEGVQAFKKAFDAEAGEVYEDNSALIEGLRQDIDELDKEANEVLQTIEKASMLDENA, translated from the coding sequence ATGGAACCCAAAAAAGAAGCGAGAAACGATAATTTCACCGATTTGGCGCTGCCTGAAGTAAAAAGCAGGCGGTCATTTTTCGTTTATGCGAAAATCGTATTTTTGCCGACGGCGATATATCTCGTCGCGCTTCTTGGGTATTTTGGGTATATAAATTTCCAGATCGGCCTACACACGGTCGTTATGATGGGCGTTATTTGGCTGATCTCGCTAATCTTTGCTAAAAATAGCGCCGAGCTTGCTTGCTGCTATTTCGAGCAAAGCGGGGCTGATTTTAAGCGAAATCTAAAAGAATACATCATCAAACATCTTTTAGTTATCGGCAAAGATACGAAGTCAAACGCCGGATTTGACGAATTTGTCGCCTATTACACCAGAAATTTACGTAACGAAAATTTTGCCTCCGTGGGTGCGGGCATCTTTCCGATGCTGGGCATCTTAGGAACGTTTATCAGTATCGCGGTTTCTATGCCGGAGTTTAACTCATCAAATACGATGGAGCTTGAGGCTGAAATTTCGACCCTTCTTAGCGGTGTGGCGACTGCATTTTACGTCTCTATCTACGGTATTTTTCTGGCTCTTTGGTGGATATTTTTTGAAAAATACGGAACGAGCAAATTTGAAACGCTGGTGCGAAGACAAAAAAACGCTACGAGCGACTTTTTCTGGACGAAAGAGGAGCTTGATAGAAGGTATTTGCAAGAGAATTTAAGGCACTTTGAGAAGATCGGAGTGATATTTGAACACGTTAGTAACGCCGAGTTCTTTGAGGAGCTGGATAAGACTATCGAGGCTAAATTTAAAACTTTTACAAATATCTTGAAAAACGAGGAAGAGGCCGTCAAACTAAGCGGCGAGTACATCAAGCAAACTATGAATACGCTACTAAAATCCTCAAAAGATCAAAAAGATCTGATCAAGGTTCACGCCGAAATTTTAAACGTTATCAATAAATTTAACGGCAATATCAAAGATATGCAGCTAAAATTTGCCGAGCAGTATAACCGCCTCTACGACGTGGGCGGCGAGCGCATGGCAAGGCTCGAAAAGAGCGTGGGCGAGCTAGAGTATAACATCAAAATTTTTAGCGAGTCGCTTTCTAAATTTAGCGGCGAAATCTTAGAAAAACAAAAGCTCGCGATGGAGGGCTTTAAAGAGAGCTTGATCGAGGGCGTGCAGGCGTTTAAAAAAGCTTTTGATGCCGAAGCCGGCGAAGTTTACGAGGATAATAGCGCGCTCATTGAAGGACTAAGGCAAGACATCGACGAACTCGACAAAGAGGCAAACGAAGTCTTGCAAACCATCGAAAAGGCGAGTATGCTAGATGAAAACGCGTAG
- a CDS encoding OmpA family protein, protein MKTRSEGKSGDQTFWISYADLMAGLMFVFMLIIGAVVVKYVLSQSDLAKLQKDLSEREKQIASSQSELVRKENVIKEIFSNLDRAKSENKELADINRLVNEMLEGVKKEKNELTNLTQTYEINLNDANKTIADLQDRVVQLGQILAQKDEALNELNAKYGDEISKFAALEEDFNKTKDKIKDISSLRSNVISNLRAKLGNKVSIDPSSGVVSLPESILFDTGSYELRDEAKARLKEILQTYFEAILNNEEIAKHIDRIVIEGHTNSVGSYMYNLDLSQKRAYSVLDFIYSWNKDKRLEHYLIASGRSFSDLVMKNGKEEPDASRRIEIKFSISDKESIKEMQDLLERQNQKYSKD, encoded by the coding sequence ATGAAAACGCGTAGCGAGGGCAAAAGCGGCGACCAGACCTTTTGGATATCGTATGCGGACCTGATGGCCGGGTTGATGTTTGTTTTTATGCTCATCATCGGCGCCGTCGTCGTAAAATACGTCCTTAGCCAAAGCGATCTAGCAAAACTGCAAAAAGACTTGAGCGAACGCGAAAAGCAAATCGCCTCATCTCAAAGCGAGCTCGTTCGCAAAGAAAACGTCATAAAAGAAATTTTTTCAAATTTGGACCGCGCAAAGAGCGAAAATAAAGAGCTTGCCGACATAAACAGGCTAGTAAACGAGATGCTTGAAGGCGTCAAAAAAGAGAAAAACGAACTCACTAATCTAACCCAAACCTACGAGATAAATCTAAACGACGCAAACAAAACTATCGCGGATTTGCAGGATAGAGTGGTGCAGCTAGGGCAAATTTTAGCACAAAAAGACGAGGCGCTAAACGAGCTAAACGCAAAATACGGCGATGAAATCTCAAAATTTGCCGCGCTGGAAGAGGATTTTAATAAAACAAAAGACAAGATCAAAGACATTAGCTCGCTTCGCTCAAACGTCATATCAAATTTACGCGCCAAGCTCGGAAACAAGGTTAGCATAGATCCTAGCTCGGGCGTCGTGTCATTGCCTGAGTCTATACTTTTTGACACGGGCTCGTACGAGCTAAGGGACGAAGCAAAAGCGCGCCTAAAAGAAATTTTGCAGACTTATTTCGAAGCGATTTTAAATAACGAAGAGATCGCAAAACACATCGATAGGATCGTGATCGAGGGGCATACGAACTCTGTAGGTAGCTACATGTACAACCTTGATCTGTCGCAAAAGCGCGCGTATTCGGTGCTGGATTTTATCTACTCGTGGAACAAGGATAAGCGCCTAGAGCACTATCTCATCGCTAGCGGGCGTAGTTTTAGCGATCTGGTGATGAAAAACGGCAAAGAAGAACCCGACGCCTCAAGGCGCATCGAGATCAAATTTTCGATCTCGGACAAAGAGTCGATAAAAGAGATGCAAGATCTCTTGGAGCGGCAAAATCAAAAGTATTCAAAAGACTAA
- a CDS encoding 1-aminocyclopropane-1-carboxylate deaminase: MDGEFNGNKARKLEYFLHAGLGGIKRVVSYGSSQSNAMYSLSVFAKIKGLELHYVVSNLNSNLASNPIGNFKFALENGMKIYVDEDRWARARALAYELAGLKESEICGGETLNLTDNRSQNGSNLKDSGGLNLSKFDEQTELAGVKSSKCISHKSSNFEKSADQTSSNLPAAQDCFIGDSLFINEGVWQPQAEMGFISQARQIERWAEAEGKTVDIFLPSGTGTSAAFLAKHVKFDVYTCPCVGDADYLKSEIEALTPNSKARILQPPKKYHFGDLKPELYQIWREVCEQTGIEFELIYDPVGFLTMMANLGTFKNEILYIHQGGALGNISQKLRYERKFKETR; the protein is encoded by the coding sequence ATGGATGGCGAATTTAACGGCAACAAGGCTAGAAAGCTAGAGTATTTCTTGCATGCCGGTCTTGGCGGCATAAAGCGCGTCGTTAGCTACGGCTCAAGCCAGTCAAACGCGATGTATAGCCTAAGCGTTTTTGCAAAGATAAAGGGCCTCGAGCTTCACTACGTAGTTTCAAATTTAAACTCAAATTTGGCGTCAAATCCGATCGGAAATTTTAAATTCGCCCTTGAAAACGGGATGAAAATCTATGTAGATGAAGATAGATGGGCGCGGGCTAGGGCTTTAGCCTATGAGCTTGCCGGGCTAAAAGAGAGCGAGATTTGTGGCGGCGAGACGTTAAATTTAACGGACAATCGCAGCCAAAACGGGTCAAATTTAAAAGACTCCGGCGGGTTAAATTTGAGCAAATTTGACGAACAAACGGAGCTCGCGGGCGTAAAATCCAGCAAATGCATAAGCCATAAAAGCTCGAATTTTGAAAAATCCGCAGATCAAACAAGCTCAAATTTGCCTGCCGCGCAGGATTGCTTCATCGGCGATTCGCTTTTTATAAACGAGGGCGTTTGGCAGCCGCAGGCGGAGATGGGCTTTATCTCGCAGGCTAGGCAGATAGAGCGCTGGGCGGAGGCGGAGGGTAAAACCGTGGATATATTTTTGCCTTCAGGTACCGGCACGTCGGCGGCGTTTTTGGCTAAGCATGTCAAATTTGACGTCTATACCTGTCCTTGCGTGGGTGACGCGGATTACCTAAAAAGCGAGATCGAGGCGCTGACGCCAAACTCGAAGGCGCGCATTTTGCAGCCGCCCAAAAAATATCATTTCGGCGATCTAAAGCCGGAGCTTTATCAAATTTGGCGCGAAGTATGCGAGCAAACGGGGATAGAATTTGAGCTCATTTACGATCCGGTGGGCTTTTTAACGATGATGGCAAACCTGGGCACGTTTAAAAACGAGATTTTATACATCCATCAAGGCGGCGCGCTCGGAAATATCAGTCAAAAACTAAGATACGAAAGAAAATTTAAGGAGACGAGATGA
- the hisD gene encoding histidinol dehydrogenase — MKFLLTSNENFKDYFATLVNRSNGDMSAVMPAVSQILDDVRARGDEALFEQIDKFDRWKPDANSLKISTDEMQKAYDGIDSCLRNALNLAFDRIKSYHEKSLPKTWMEHDEHGVLLGAKYTPLDRAGLYIPGGKAAYPSSLLMNAVPALVAGVGEIAVCTPAVGGKVNALLLAAMHVCGIEEAYKVGGASAVAAMAYGTQTIKKTDVITGPGNIYVATAKKLVYGEVNIDMIAGPSEICVIADESADPRHIAVDLLSQAEHDEMASAVLITPNQAFGAAVQRHINEEIKTLARQPIAQVSIDKKGAIIVASDLDECVRLANELAPEHLEIATNDAMELARQIRHAGAIFIGHFTPEAMGDYLAGPNHTLPTGGSARFYSPLGVENFMKRTSLISLNAKGISELGNACMKLADAEGLGAHKRSVAVRLEALK; from the coding sequence ATGAAGTTTTTGCTTACTAGCAACGAAAATTTTAAGGACTATTTCGCGACTTTGGTGAACCGCTCAAACGGCGATATGAGCGCGGTTATGCCCGCCGTTTCGCAGATACTGGACGACGTGCGCGCTAGAGGCGACGAGGCGCTTTTTGAGCAGATAGATAAATTTGACCGTTGGAAACCCGATGCAAATAGCCTAAAAATCAGCACCGACGAGATGCAAAAGGCCTATGATGGCATAGATAGCTGCCTGCGAAACGCGCTAAATTTAGCCTTTGATCGTATCAAAAGCTACCACGAAAAAAGCCTGCCTAAAACCTGGATGGAGCACGACGAGCACGGCGTTTTACTAGGCGCCAAGTACACTCCGCTAGACCGCGCCGGACTATATATCCCGGGAGGCAAGGCCGCCTATCCTAGCTCGCTTCTCATGAACGCCGTCCCGGCTCTAGTCGCGGGAGTTGGTGAGATCGCAGTCTGCACGCCTGCCGTCGGAGGCAAGGTAAACGCGCTGCTTCTAGCCGCCATGCATGTCTGCGGCATCGAGGAGGCCTATAAAGTAGGCGGCGCCTCGGCGGTAGCGGCGATGGCCTACGGCACGCAAACTATCAAAAAAACAGACGTCATCACGGGCCCCGGTAATATATATGTCGCGACGGCTAAAAAGCTCGTCTACGGCGAGGTAAATATCGATATGATCGCGGGCCCTAGCGAGATCTGCGTCATCGCCGACGAGAGCGCCGACCCTCGCCACATCGCCGTGGATCTGCTCTCGCAGGCCGAGCACGATGAGATGGCTAGCGCCGTGCTCATCACGCCAAATCAAGCCTTCGGCGCGGCGGTGCAAAGGCATATCAACGAGGAGATCAAGACTCTAGCTAGGCAGCCCATCGCGCAGGTTAGTATCGATAAAAAGGGCGCTATCATCGTAGCTAGCGACCTTGATGAGTGCGTGAGGCTGGCTAACGAGCTAGCGCCCGAGCATTTAGAGATCGCGACAAACGACGCGATGGAGCTGGCTAGGCAGATCAGGCACGCAGGCGCGATATTTATCGGACATTTTACGCCTGAAGCGATGGGCGACTATCTAGCCGGGCCGAACCATACGCTACCTACGGGCGGTAGCGCGAGATTTTACTCGCCGCTCGGAGTTGAAAATTTTATGAAGCGCACCTCGCTCATCTCGCTAAACGCAAAAGGCATAAGCGAGCTAGGAAACGCATGCATGAAGCTAGCCGATGCCGAGGGGCTTGGGGCGCATAAGCGTTCGGTCGCAGTTAGGCTCGAAGCTCTTAAATAA